A window from Aliamphritea hakodatensis encodes these proteins:
- a CDS encoding (2Fe-2S)-binding protein → MSVTLRVNGVDQQVDASPDTPLLWVIRDHLNLTGTKFGCGLAQCGACTVHMEGQPIRSCVTPVSGVAGKDITTIEGLATPAAQAVQTAWNELEVPQCGYCQSGQVMAATALLESNKHPTDADIDATMSGNVCRCATYARIRHAIKDAAENLE, encoded by the coding sequence ATGTCTGTTACTCTTCGTGTTAACGGTGTCGACCAGCAGGTTGATGCCAGCCCGGATACCCCTTTGCTCTGGGTAATTCGCGATCATCTTAATCTTACCGGTACCAAATTCGGCTGCGGGCTTGCCCAGTGCGGTGCCTGTACCGTGCATATGGAAGGCCAGCCGATCCGTTCCTGTGTGACGCCGGTATCCGGTGTGGCCGGTAAAGACATTACCACCATTGAAGGTCTGGCAACGCCGGCCGCACAGGCGGTACAGACCGCCTGGAATGAACTGGAAGTGCCGCAGTGCGGGTATTGTCAGTCTGGTCAGGTGATGGCCGCGACGGCATTACTGGAAAGCAACAAGCATCCGACTGATGCCGATATCGACGCCACTATGTCCGGCAATGTATGCCGCTGTGCCACCTATGCACGTATCCGCCACGCCATTAAAGATGCCGCCGAGAACCTGGAGTAA
- a CDS encoding xanthine dehydrogenase family protein molybdopterin-binding subunit yields MFNRHALAMVGHKASAVTTSRRGFLKLAGAGAGLSLAMKLPAAEQISDAQQAGETFAPNAFLRITPDNRITLVMKHLEMGQGTYTGLTTLVAEELDADWDLIDLEAAPADAARYKNLHWGAQGTGGSSAMANSFLQMREAGATARQMLINAAAEQWAVPAGELTTANSTVIHTASQRSATYGELADQAASLSVPAAEQVRLKSPSQFRLIGRKVSRKDRGKNNGTAIFTQDIQLNGMLTAVVAHPPRFGAVVMNFDAAAARQVKGVVDVVAIPSGVAVLAKDFWSAKTGRDKLQITWDERDAISKGSEELLAEYRQLSASPGLVARQEGDAATRLQGAEDPLALEFEFPYLAHAAMEPMNCVAKVTADGCEIWNGDQVQTMDQGAIAATLGLKPEQVKINTLLAGGSFGRRANPLSDYVLESVQIAKSQSGVPVKLVWTREDDMRAGYYRPLYLHSLKGSVNEQGYPQAWQQRIVGQSIIKGTAFEAFLVKDGIDGTSVEGAADLPYQVPDLQVELHTTENQVPVQWWRAVGHTHTAFSTEVFLDQLARKGGKDPYELRKELLAGHPRHLGVLKLAAEKAGWGRKLPANRGMGIAVHESFNSYVAEVAEVSVAEDGSFRVEKITCAVDCGLAINPDIIEAQMQGGIGYGLSAALMSEITLEDGQVKQSNFHDYQVLRMDQMPEIEVHIVPSAEPPTGVGEPGTPPVAPAVANALSAVTGEVYTRLPLPRNLKA; encoded by the coding sequence ATGTTTAACAGACATGCCCTCGCAATGGTTGGCCACAAAGCCTCAGCCGTTACAACCAGCCGCCGTGGTTTTCTGAAGCTGGCGGGTGCCGGTGCCGGTTTATCGCTGGCCATGAAATTGCCGGCAGCGGAGCAGATTTCCGACGCTCAGCAAGCGGGTGAAACCTTTGCCCCGAATGCCTTTTTACGGATTACCCCGGATAACCGGATAACCCTTGTGATGAAACATCTGGAAATGGGGCAGGGCACCTATACCGGGTTGACAACGCTGGTAGCTGAAGAGCTGGATGCAGACTGGGATCTGATTGATCTGGAAGCCGCACCTGCAGATGCTGCCCGCTATAAAAACCTCCACTGGGGTGCGCAGGGTACCGGCGGCAGCTCAGCCATGGCCAATTCATTTTTGCAGATGCGCGAAGCCGGCGCGACGGCACGACAAATGCTCATCAATGCTGCCGCTGAACAGTGGGCGGTGCCAGCGGGTGAGCTGACAACAGCAAACAGTACCGTCATACATACTGCCAGCCAGAGGTCCGCCACTTACGGAGAACTGGCGGATCAGGCTGCAAGCCTGAGCGTGCCGGCGGCAGAGCAGGTGAGGCTTAAATCACCTTCGCAGTTCCGGCTGATTGGCAGAAAGGTCAGCCGCAAAGACCGGGGCAAGAACAACGGCACGGCCATTTTCACCCAGGATATCCAGCTGAATGGCATGCTCACCGCAGTGGTCGCCCATCCGCCCCGTTTCGGCGCGGTGGTCATGAATTTTGATGCTGCTGCCGCCCGTCAGGTGAAGGGGGTAGTGGACGTTGTGGCGATTCCGTCCGGTGTGGCGGTGCTGGCGAAAGACTTCTGGTCCGCCAAAACCGGCCGGGATAAATTACAGATTACCTGGGATGAGCGGGATGCGATCAGCAAAGGCTCAGAAGAATTACTGGCAGAATACCGGCAGTTATCAGCCTCGCCAGGGCTGGTAGCCCGTCAGGAAGGCGATGCGGCAACAAGATTACAGGGCGCTGAAGATCCGTTAGCGCTGGAATTCGAGTTTCCTTATCTGGCCCATGCGGCAATGGAGCCGATGAACTGTGTGGCGAAAGTGACTGCAGATGGCTGTGAAATCTGGAACGGTGATCAGGTACAAACCATGGATCAGGGGGCGATTGCTGCCACACTGGGACTGAAGCCGGAGCAGGTGAAGATCAATACGTTGCTGGCCGGTGGAAGTTTTGGCCGCCGGGCGAACCCATTGTCTGATTATGTGTTGGAATCAGTGCAGATTGCCAAAAGCCAGTCAGGCGTTCCGGTCAAGCTGGTCTGGACCCGTGAAGATGATATGCGTGCCGGTTACTACCGCCCGCTGTATCTGCACAGCCTGAAGGGCAGTGTGAATGAACAGGGGTATCCCCAGGCCTGGCAGCAGCGGATTGTCGGTCAGTCGATCATCAAAGGCACTGCCTTTGAAGCCTTTCTGGTGAAAGACGGCATTGACGGGACATCGGTTGAAGGGGCAGCGGACCTGCCTTATCAGGTCCCGGATCTGCAGGTAGAACTGCACACCACGGAAAATCAGGTGCCGGTCCAGTGGTGGCGTGCGGTGGGCCATACCCATACGGCGTTTTCAACGGAAGTCTTTCTGGATCAGCTGGCCCGTAAAGGGGGGAAAGACCCTTATGAGTTACGTAAAGAATTGCTGGCCGGCCATCCCCGCCATCTGGGGGTGTTGAAGCTTGCAGCGGAGAAAGCCGGCTGGGGCCGTAAACTGCCCGCCAACCGTGGCATGGGGATCGCCGTACATGAGTCATTTAACTCCTATGTGGCCGAGGTGGCGGAAGTATCCGTCGCTGAAGACGGCAGCTTCAGGGTTGAGAAAATTACCTGTGCGGTGGACTGCGGGCTGGCAATCAACCCGGACATCATCGAAGCGCAGATGCAGGGGGGCATTGGCTATGGTCTGTCCGCTGCACTGATGAGTGAAATCACGCTGGAAGACGGACAGGTTAAACAGTCTAACTTCCATGATTACCAGGTGTTACGCATGGATCAGATGCCGGAAATTGAGGTGCACATTGTGCCTTCGGCAGAGCCGCCAACCGGCGTGGGTGAGCCGGGAACACCGCCGGTGGCCCCGGCCGTTGCCAACGCCCTGAGTGCAGTGACCGGTGAGGTGTATACCCGGTTACCCTTACCCCGCAATCTGAAGGCATAA
- a CDS encoding XdhC family protein yields MANQLSGLLEQWYPRRDELEWVLGAIYQTHGPCYRKAGAMMLFNSLGQQFGMLSGGCLESDIQTHARRVMQTGQAVTLCYDGSDEDDLAFQLGIGCGGTVHIVLQAVTADNHYLHLDAVRQSLQQRQVSGLQLQIPQTSLGQVSGGLSRFIAEHETPVEKTALIAENSQQWLHIQIKPEPHLLVVGGGVDARPVVAMAKQLGWAVSLWDPRPANGRREFFPEADTILSGPVTELSGFVAEKRVSAAILMSHSVRLDAAALKHLQAAELRYLALLGPLNRKADVLLEAGLSEVQLTTPVSGPAGLDIGGELPESIALSMLAECHQVLHQAKAVAANVRLNSYAA; encoded by the coding sequence ATGGCGAATCAGTTATCCGGCCTGCTGGAGCAATGGTATCCCCGCCGGGATGAACTGGAATGGGTGCTGGGGGCAATTTATCAGACCCACGGCCCCTGTTACCGCAAGGCCGGTGCAATGATGCTGTTTAACAGCCTCGGGCAGCAGTTTGGGATGCTCAGCGGCGGCTGTCTGGAATCCGATATTCAGACCCATGCCCGCCGGGTGATGCAAACCGGGCAGGCGGTAACATTGTGTTATGACGGCAGCGATGAAGATGATCTGGCCTTTCAGCTGGGTATCGGCTGTGGCGGTACCGTACATATCGTTCTGCAGGCGGTAACGGCAGACAATCACTATCTGCATCTGGATGCCGTGCGGCAAAGCCTGCAGCAACGGCAGGTGTCGGGTTTGCAGCTGCAAATCCCTCAAACTTCCCTCGGCCAAGTGAGCGGAGGGTTAAGCCGCTTCATAGCTGAACATGAAACGCCCGTTGAAAAGACGGCGCTGATAGCAGAGAACAGTCAGCAATGGCTGCATATTCAGATTAAGCCGGAACCCCATTTGCTGGTGGTGGGTGGCGGCGTGGATGCCCGCCCGGTGGTGGCAATGGCGAAACAGCTGGGCTGGGCCGTCAGCCTGTGGGATCCGCGTCCGGCCAACGGTCGCCGGGAGTTTTTCCCGGAGGCGGATACGATTCTCAGCGGTCCGGTGACGGAGCTGTCGGGCTTTGTAGCTGAAAAGCGGGTCAGTGCCGCCATCCTCATGTCGCACAGTGTTCGTCTGGATGCCGCCGCCCTGAAGCATCTGCAGGCTGCTGAACTGAGATATCTGGCGCTGTTAGGCCCGCTGAACCGCAAGGCAGATGTATTGCTGGAAGCAGGGCTTAGCGAAGTACAGCTGACCACACCGGTTTCAGGCCCGGCAGGGCTGGACATTGGCGGTGAACTGCCGGAAAGCATTGCCCTGTCGATGCTGGCTGAATGTCATCAGGTGTTACATCAGGCAAAAGCCGTTGCCGCAAATGTCCGGCTGAACAGTTATGCGGCCTGA
- a CDS encoding nucleotidyltransferase family protein, with protein MRPDTQASPEALGILILAAGNSSRFGSCKLLADCKGQPLINYALRTALAFPRAQIQVVTGAWHGDVAAAMTRGTVPRLPLLFNRHWSSGMGSSVALGVSAMAGTCSEILVLLADQPLITPEDCRQLLSADARADICCAEYGGSRGVPALFRAGTFASLMQLNGQQGAKALLSNPAFSVIGVELPRAAKDVDYPRDLHGLFPA; from the coding sequence ATGCGGCCTGATACGCAGGCATCACCGGAAGCATTAGGCATCCTGATTCTGGCAGCGGGTAACAGCAGCCGTTTTGGCAGCTGTAAATTGCTTGCAGACTGCAAAGGTCAGCCTCTGATCAATTATGCCTTGCGTACGGCGCTGGCATTTCCCCGGGCACAGATTCAGGTGGTGACCGGAGCCTGGCATGGGGACGTGGCAGCGGCGATGACCCGCGGCACCGTGCCCCGGCTGCCGTTGCTGTTTAACCGGCACTGGTCGTCAGGCATGGGCAGTTCGGTGGCACTGGGTGTGTCAGCCATGGCCGGGACATGCAGCGAAATATTGGTTCTGCTGGCGGATCAGCCGCTGATTACCCCGGAAGACTGCCGGCAGCTGTTGTCAGCCGATGCCCGGGCGGATATCTGTTGTGCAGAATATGGCGGGAGCCGGGGTGTGCCGGCGTTATTCCGTGCCGGGACGTTCGCCTCACTGATGCAACTGAACGGCCAGCAGGGGGCCAAAGCCCTGCTAAGTAATCCCGCATTCAGCGTTATCGGGGTTGAGTTGCCCCGGGCGGCTAAGGATGTTGATTATCCCCGGGATCTGCACGGTCTGTTCCCGGCATGA